In Lacerta agilis isolate rLacAgi1 chromosome 1, rLacAgi1.pri, whole genome shotgun sequence, the following proteins share a genomic window:
- the CATIP gene encoding ciliogenesis-associated TTC17-interacting protein — protein MQKKTSDEVPKEVPIPKLPAANKGAVEFLSLIELKEIKYCVFGESLVAISESGETLGTFTISVEETSYSPDDWDEEDVYLVRASSKGTIDGIPCTTSITGYVTKKLETVEQHTKESVRFREHPVETRTHVVRRQDQIFVSKTVVERDEEIHVDTFSYKRAQLHGLVSESANFLVMRVMARRQAVPQDAIFLAFGIDQHICPCTYRNLGVQKQKVGKEEVEVFVIERAVHSVDEVPLCWQFYFLSDGHLSRRVQVGSPATMVILQMPILIDTDEPDPRPVFEKIPLDWEEDVQLYSQFLDRKEELQASHATYVRRHPELRALLADFLQLLLLRKPDDVITFAAEFFAPFSAERPPCRSFRSSNKPSPFRSHV, from the exons ATGCAAAAGAAGACCTCAGACGAGGTGCCGAAGGAGGTGCCAATACCGAAACTCCCAGCTGCCAACAAAGGGGCAGTGGAATTCCTTTCGCTCATTG AACTGAAAGAGATAAAGTACTGCGTTTTTGGGGAATCGCTGGTTGCCATCTCGGAGAGTGGAGAGACTCTAGGAACATTCACCATCTCAGTGGAGGAGACCAGCTATTCACCAGATGACTGGGACGAAGAAGACGTGTACCTGGTCCGTGCCAGCAGCAAGGGGACCATTGATGGCATCCCTTGCACAACGTCCATTACAG GATATGTAACAAAGAAATTGGAAACTGTGGAGCAGCACACAAAGGAAAGTGTGAGG TTCAGGGAGCACCCAGTGGAAACCAGGACCCATGTGGTGAGACGCCAAGACCAGATTTTTGTGAGCAAAACTGTGGTGGAAAGAGAT GAAGAGATCCACGTTGACACATTTTCTTACAAACGTGCACAGCTTCATGGTCTAGTCTCAGAGTCTGCCAACTTCCTGGTGATGCGGGTGATGGCCAGGAGGCAAGCCGTACCACAGGATGCCATTTTCCTCGCATTTGGCATTGACCAGCACATCTGCCCCTGCACCTAT AGGAACCTGGGTGTCCAGAAGCAGAAAGTGGGCAAAGAGGAGGTGGAGGTGTTTGTCATCGAGAGAGCTGTGCACTCCGTGGACGAGGTCCCCCTTTGCTGGCAGTTCTACTTCCTATCGGATGG GCATTTATCTCGCCGTGTCCAGGTTGGATCCCCGGCCACCATGGTGATCCTGCAGATGCCCATTCTGATTGACACAG ATGAACCAGACCCTCGTCCAGTCTTCGAGAAAATCCCGCTGGATTGGGAAGAGGATGTGCAGCTGTATTCCCAGTTCTTAGACAGAAAG GAGGAGCTGCAAGCAAGCCATGCCACCTATGTGCGTCGCCACCCAGAGCTCCGTGCACTGTTGGCAGATTTCTTACAGCTGCTGCTCCTTCGCAAGCCCGATGACGTGATCACCTTTGCTGCGGAGTTCTTTGCCCCCTTTTCAGCGGAGCGCCCGCCGTGCAGGTCGTTTCGGTCATCCAACAAGCCCAGCCCCTTTCGCAGCCACGTCTAA